From a region of the Streptomyces sp. B21-083 genome:
- the moeZ gene encoding adenylyltransferase/sulfurtransferase MoeZ, giving the protein MSLPPLVEPAAELTVDEVRRYSRHLIIPDVGMDGQKRLKNAKVLCVGAGGLGSPALMYLAAAGVGTLGIVEFDEVDESNLQRQIIHSQADIGRSKAQSARDSVLGINPYVDVVLHEERLEAENVMEIFSQYDLIVDGTDNFATRYLVNDACVLLNKPYVWGSIYRFDGQASVFWSEHGPCYRCLYPEPPPPGMVPSCAEGGVLGVLCASIGSIQVNEAIKLLAGIGEPLVGRLMIYDALEMQYRQVKVRKDPDCAVCGENPTVTELIDYEAFCGVVSEEAQQAAAGATITPKQLKEWIDDGENIEIIDVREINEYEIVSIPGAKLIPKNEFLMGTALATLPQDKKIVLHCKTGVRSAEVLAVLKSAGFSDAVHVGGGVIGWVNQIEPHKPVY; this is encoded by the coding sequence GTGTCGCTGCCACCCCTGGTTGAGCCCGCTGCCGAGCTCACCGTAGACGAGGTCCGCAGGTACTCCCGCCACCTGATCATCCCCGATGTCGGGATGGACGGGCAGAAGCGGCTGAAGAACGCCAAGGTGCTCTGTGTGGGCGCCGGCGGCCTGGGTTCGCCGGCGCTGATGTACCTGGCCGCGGCGGGCGTGGGCACGCTCGGCATCGTGGAGTTCGACGAGGTCGACGAGTCGAACCTGCAGCGCCAGATCATCCACAGCCAGGCGGACATCGGCCGCTCCAAGGCCCAGTCCGCCCGCGACTCGGTGCTGGGCATCAACCCGTACGTCGACGTGGTCCTTCACGAAGAGCGGCTCGAAGCCGAGAACGTGATGGAGATCTTCAGCCAGTACGACCTGATCGTCGACGGCACGGACAACTTCGCGACCCGCTACCTGGTCAACGACGCGTGCGTGCTGCTGAACAAGCCGTACGTGTGGGGTTCGATCTACCGCTTCGACGGCCAGGCCTCCGTCTTCTGGTCCGAGCACGGCCCCTGCTACCGCTGCCTCTACCCGGAGCCCCCGCCCCCCGGCATGGTTCCCTCCTGCGCCGAGGGCGGCGTCCTGGGCGTGCTGTGCGCGTCCATCGGCTCCATCCAGGTCAACGAGGCCATCAAGCTCCTCGCGGGCATCGGCGAGCCTCTCGTCGGCCGTCTGATGATCTACGACGCCCTGGAGATGCAGTACCGCCAGGTCAAGGTCCGCAAGGACCCCGACTGCGCGGTCTGCGGTGAGAACCCGACCGTCACCGAGCTCATCGACTACGAGGCCTTCTGCGGTGTCGTGTCCGAGGAGGCCCAGCAGGCGGCGGCCGGCGCGACGATCACTCCCAAGCAGCTCAAGGAGTGGATCGACGACGGCGAGAACATCGAGATCATCGACGTCCGCGAGATCAACGAGTACGAGATCGTCTCGATCCCCGGCGCCAAGCTGATCCCGAAGAACGAGTTCCTCATGGGCACCGCCCTGGCGACACTTCCGCAGGACAAGAAGATCGTCCTGCACTGCAAGACGGGTGTCCGCAGTGCGGAGGTCCTCGCGGTCCTGAAGTCCGCCGGCTTCTCGGACGCGGTCCACGTCGGCGGCGGTGTGATCGGCTGGGTCAACCAGATCGAGCCGCACAAGCCGGTGTACTGA
- a CDS encoding alpha/beta hydrolase, which translates to MPHPFRPRAAALTVTALLLSSVMAGCSDDSGSADEDLSVQKLSWRDCPAPSESEGGGEAPSPLPGGDGWQCATMKAPLDWAEPKGDTIGLALIRAKSSGGASRRIGSLIFNFGGPGGSGVGSLPAFGTDYATLRPRYDLVSFDPRGVGRSAGVRCEDSEQLDVYFQQDATPDDATERAELLDNTRKFNAACEKHSTRVLPHVRTTEAARDMDLMRQVLGDDKLHYFGISYGTELGGVYAHLFPKKVGRAVFDAVVDPTQTPEQGSLGQAKGFQLALGNFAEDCTSKTEDCPVGDKAQDVEDRISKLLKDLDTKPIPGIFPRELTQSAAANGIAQALYSQEFWPYLTNGLEQAYDGDGTVLMLLSDSMNGRNRNGEYSNITAANIAINCSDARPRYSVADVESRLPGFRAASPLFGDFMAWSMVSCTDWAVRGAADHPDVSATGSAPILVIGNTGDPATPYEGARKMVRALGAGVGVELTYKGQGHGAYDSGNRCVRKAVNGYLLDGKVPATGTLCS; encoded by the coding sequence ATGCCCCACCCCTTCCGGCCGCGTGCCGCTGCCCTGACGGTCACCGCCCTGCTGCTGTCGTCCGTGATGGCGGGGTGCAGCGACGATTCCGGCTCCGCGGACGAGGACCTGTCGGTCCAGAAGCTGAGTTGGCGGGACTGTCCGGCGCCGTCCGAGTCGGAGGGAGGCGGTGAGGCGCCGTCGCCGCTTCCGGGAGGCGACGGCTGGCAGTGCGCCACCATGAAGGCACCCCTGGACTGGGCCGAGCCGAAGGGCGACACGATCGGGCTCGCGCTGATCCGGGCGAAGTCGAGCGGCGGCGCGAGCAGGCGTATCGGGTCCCTGATCTTCAACTTCGGCGGGCCCGGTGGCTCGGGAGTCGGCTCGCTCCCTGCCTTCGGTACGGACTACGCGACCCTGCGCCCGCGCTACGACCTGGTGAGTTTCGACCCTCGCGGGGTCGGCCGCAGCGCCGGCGTGCGATGCGAGGACAGCGAGCAGCTCGACGTGTACTTCCAGCAGGACGCGACGCCCGACGACGCCACCGAACGCGCCGAACTTCTGGACAACACCCGGAAGTTCAACGCCGCCTGCGAGAAGCACTCCACAAGGGTGCTCCCGCATGTCCGCACCACCGAAGCGGCCCGCGACATGGATCTGATGCGCCAGGTGCTCGGCGACGACAAGCTGCACTACTTCGGCATCTCGTACGGCACCGAACTCGGCGGCGTCTACGCACATCTGTTCCCCAAAAAGGTGGGCCGAGCCGTCTTCGACGCGGTCGTCGACCCGACCCAGACACCCGAACAGGGCTCACTCGGGCAGGCCAAGGGCTTCCAGCTCGCGCTCGGCAACTTCGCCGAGGACTGCACGTCCAAGACCGAGGACTGCCCGGTCGGCGACAAGGCACAGGACGTCGAGGACCGGATCAGCAAGCTCCTCAAGGATCTCGACACCAAGCCGATCCCCGGCATCTTCCCGCGCGAGCTGACCCAGAGCGCGGCGGCCAACGGCATCGCGCAGGCGCTGTACTCCCAGGAGTTCTGGCCCTACCTCACCAACGGCCTTGAACAGGCGTACGACGGTGACGGCACGGTTCTGATGCTGCTGTCCGACTCGATGAACGGGCGCAACCGGAACGGCGAGTACAGCAACATCACCGCGGCCAACATCGCCATCAACTGCTCCGACGCGAGGCCGCGTTACAGCGTCGCGGACGTCGAGTCGAGGCTGCCGGGGTTCCGCGCCGCCTCGCCCCTGTTCGGCGACTTCATGGCCTGGTCCATGGTCAGCTGTACCGACTGGGCGGTACGGGGCGCCGCCGACCACCCCGACGTCAGTGCCACGGGGTCGGCGCCGATCCTCGTCATCGGCAACACCGGCGACCCGGCCACGCCGTACGAGGGCGCCCGGAAAATGGTGAGGGCGCTGGGCGCGGGCGTGGGCGTCGAACTGACGTACAAGGGGCAGGGGCACGGCGCGTACGACAGCGGGAACCGATGTGTCCGCAAGGCGGTCAACGGCTATCTGCTGGACGGGAAGGTTCCGGCGACCGGGACCCTCTGCTCCTAG
- a CDS encoding NAD-dependent epimerase/dehydratase family protein produces MRVLLIGANGYLGRFVADRLLADPAVQLTVLGRGDDADVRFDLASGSPGALTRFLDAVHPGVVVNCAGATRGGARELTRHNTVAVATVCEALRRSGCGARLVQLGCGAEYGPSQPGSSTAEDAVPRPGGPYGVSKLAATELVLGSGLDAVVLRVFSPAGPGTPAGSPLGRLAEAMRRAMQSGDGELKLGGLGAQRDFIDVRDVARAVHAASLSAAQGVINIGSGRAVRLRDAASVLARVAGYGGALHELDGPPGPLRASIGHPRPDPDHAAPVAYPYPDGCGSWQQADVRTARDRLGWRPRINLEESLADIWMEAACRI; encoded by the coding sequence ATGAGGGTTCTGCTGATCGGAGCCAACGGCTACCTCGGCCGCTTCGTCGCCGACCGACTGCTCGCCGACCCGGCCGTGCAACTCACCGTCCTCGGTCGCGGCGACGACGCCGACGTCCGGTTCGACCTGGCGTCCGGCAGCCCCGGCGCACTCACCCGCTTCCTCGACGCCGTCCACCCCGGAGTGGTCGTCAACTGCGCGGGCGCCACCCGCGGCGGGGCCCGCGAACTCACCCGGCACAACACCGTCGCCGTCGCCACCGTCTGCGAGGCACTGCGGCGCAGCGGCTGCGGCGCCCGTCTCGTCCAGCTCGGCTGCGGCGCCGAGTACGGCCCCAGCCAGCCCGGTTCCTCCACGGCCGAGGACGCCGTCCCCCGCCCCGGCGGCCCGTACGGCGTCAGCAAACTCGCCGCCACCGAACTGGTCCTGGGTTCCGGTCTCGACGCCGTCGTCCTGCGCGTCTTCTCGCCGGCCGGGCCCGGCACGCCCGCCGGCTCCCCGCTCGGTCGCCTCGCCGAGGCGATGCGCCGCGCGATGCAGTCCGGCGACGGCGAGCTCAAGCTCGGCGGCCTGGGCGCGCAGCGCGACTTCATCGACGTACGGGACGTCGCACGCGCCGTCCACGCCGCGTCGCTCTCGGCCGCGCAGGGTGTCATCAACATCGGCTCCGGCCGTGCCGTGCGCCTGCGGGACGCCGCGTCCGTCCTCGCCCGCGTGGCCGGGTACGGCGGCGCGCTGCACGAACTCGACGGCCCGCCCGGCCCCCTGAGGGCGTCCATCGGCCACCCCCGACCCGACCCGGACCACGCGGCCCCCGTCGCGTATCCGTACCCGGACGGCTGCGGCAGCTGGCAGCAGGCCGATGTACGCACCGCACGCGACCGGCTCGGCTGGCGCCCCCGGATCAACCTGGAGGAGTCCCTCGCCGACATCTGGATGGAGGCGGCATGCCGCATCTGA
- a CDS encoding spherulation-specific family 4 protein, with product MPHLTSAKAGTASTGVRTGFGVPGFAHPLVAPTEWGELARPGTPLHWVVLSVADGPGSRPDPHCLEAVGRLRNAGVRVLGHLDTAHGARTHGELSAEAQRYRDWYKADGFLLDRCPTDRAALPEIRRMVGTLRAADGDAHIVLGHGTHPHPDYAELADQLVTFSGHWSDYRWSQVAEWTADHPPERFCHFVHGLPLGHLDEALRIARWQGAATIYFTDRTHRDGRDDPWETMPGYWDDIVSRLGTGVSE from the coding sequence ATGCCGCATCTGACCAGCGCCAAGGCCGGCACCGCGAGCACCGGGGTACGCACCGGCTTCGGCGTCCCGGGCTTCGCGCATCCCCTCGTCGCGCCGACCGAGTGGGGTGAACTCGCCCGACCGGGCACGCCCCTGCACTGGGTCGTCCTCAGCGTCGCCGACGGCCCGGGAAGCCGCCCCGATCCGCACTGTCTGGAGGCCGTCGGCCGCCTGCGCAACGCGGGTGTCCGTGTCCTCGGTCACCTCGACACGGCTCACGGGGCTCGCACGCACGGTGAACTGAGCGCAGAGGCGCAGCGATACCGCGACTGGTACAAGGCGGACGGCTTCCTCCTGGACCGCTGTCCGACCGACCGCGCCGCGCTCCCGGAGATCCGGCGCATGGTCGGCACGCTCCGCGCGGCGGACGGCGACGCGCACATCGTCCTTGGCCACGGCACCCATCCGCACCCGGACTACGCGGAGCTCGCTGACCAACTCGTCACGTTCTCCGGCCACTGGAGTGACTACCGCTGGTCGCAGGTCGCCGAGTGGACCGCCGACCATCCGCCCGAGCGCTTCTGCCACTTCGTGCACGGACTGCCGCTCGGCCATCTCGACGAGGCGCTGCGTATCGCCCGCTGGCAGGGCGCGGCCACGATCTACTTCACCGACCGCACGCACCGCGATGGCCGCGACGACCCCTGGGAGACCATGCCCGGCTACTGGGACGACATCGTCTCGCGCCTCGGAACGGGTGTCTCGGAATGA
- a CDS encoding DUF3492 domain-containing protein, with amino-acid sequence MRIGLLTEGGYPYVSGDARLWCDRLVRGLDGHEFDIYALSRSERQEDEGWIELPSQVSRVRTAPLWTAEDDGVVYGRRARRRFAEAYGELAAALCGGPDTRRAPDGSAPSTAGADRFGSALYGLAELARDEGGLVGALRSEAAVRALERACRAPGALGAAREARVPDLLTVAAQLERALRPLSLDWYEDDGLGSVDLCHAAAGGPAALPGLLAHHFSGVPLLVTEYGVPLRAHYLASGADDSAPAVRSLLAAFHGHLASEVYRRAALVTPGNTHTRRWQERCGADREKLRTVYPGMDASHFAEVGESPETADPDTLIWVGRIEPAKDLISLLHAFAEVRKEEPKTRLRVIGAATGAESEAYLGHCRALAAQLFPDEAEGMHAVGDNPVSFEEIGGPEAPNLTEAYGAGAVVVLSSVVEGFPISLVEAMFCGRATVSTDVGAVVEIIGGTGLVVPPRNPRALAEACVALLRDPARRERLGAAARARALELFTVEQNVEAFRGIYLEVVSRCPVSRVVLDHTGEPLPFAVPAEAHVAGRWTQAGIGVVARGGPSWATGRASAPVQATPVPAGEGVR; translated from the coding sequence GTGCGCATCGGACTGCTGACGGAGGGTGGCTATCCGTATGTGAGCGGTGACGCCAGACTCTGGTGCGACCGGCTCGTGCGCGGGCTCGACGGACACGAGTTCGACATCTACGCGCTCAGCCGCAGTGAGCGGCAGGAGGACGAGGGCTGGATCGAACTCCCGTCGCAGGTCAGCCGGGTGAGGACCGCGCCACTGTGGACGGCCGAGGACGACGGGGTGGTGTACGGCCGCCGCGCCCGCCGACGGTTCGCCGAGGCCTACGGCGAGTTGGCCGCGGCGCTGTGCGGCGGGCCCGACACGCGGAGGGCGCCGGACGGATCGGCCCCGTCCACCGCTGGGGCGGACCGTTTCGGCAGCGCGCTGTACGGGCTCGCCGAACTCGCCCGGGACGAGGGCGGACTGGTGGGAGCGCTGCGCTCCGAAGCCGCCGTACGCGCCCTGGAGCGCGCCTGTCGTGCGCCCGGCGCCCTGGGAGCGGCGCGCGAGGCGCGCGTCCCGGACCTGCTCACCGTCGCCGCGCAACTGGAACGCGCTCTGCGCCCCCTCTCGCTCGACTGGTACGAGGACGACGGGCTCGGCTCGGTCGACCTCTGCCACGCCGCGGCCGGCGGCCCGGCGGCACTCCCCGGACTGCTCGCCCACCACTTCTCCGGCGTCCCGCTCCTGGTCACCGAGTACGGAGTCCCGCTGCGGGCGCACTACCTGGCCTCGGGCGCCGACGACAGCGCCCCGGCCGTACGGTCCCTGCTGGCGGCCTTTCACGGCCATCTGGCCTCGGAGGTCTACCGGCGGGCCGCGCTCGTCACCCCCGGCAACACGCACACCCGCCGCTGGCAGGAGAGATGCGGGGCCGACCGGGAGAAGCTGCGGACCGTGTACCCGGGCATGGACGCGTCCCACTTCGCGGAAGTGGGCGAGTCACCGGAGACCGCGGACCCCGACACGCTGATCTGGGTCGGCCGTATCGAGCCCGCCAAGGACCTGATCTCCCTCCTGCACGCCTTCGCGGAGGTCCGCAAGGAGGAGCCGAAGACCCGCCTGCGCGTCATCGGCGCGGCCACGGGAGCCGAGAGCGAGGCGTATCTCGGTCACTGCCGGGCGCTGGCAGCGCAGCTCTTCCCCGACGAGGCCGAAGGCATGCACGCGGTCGGCGACAACCCGGTGTCGTTCGAGGAGATCGGCGGCCCCGAGGCGCCGAACCTCACTGAGGCGTACGGGGCGGGCGCGGTCGTCGTTCTGTCGAGCGTCGTCGAGGGCTTCCCGATCAGCCTGGTCGAGGCCATGTTCTGCGGTCGGGCGACCGTGTCGACGGACGTGGGTGCGGTGGTCGAGATCATCGGTGGAACGGGGCTCGTGGTGCCCCCGCGCAACCCGCGGGCGCTCGCCGAGGCGTGCGTGGCGCTGCTGCGCGACCCGGCGCGCCGCGAACGCCTGGGCGCCGCCGCCCGCGCCCGTGCCCTCGAACTGTTCACCGTCGAGCAGAACGTCGAGGCATTTCGCGGCATTTACCTGGAGGTCGTCTCGCGCTGTCCCGTCAGCAGAGTGGTCCTCGACCACACCGGTGAACCGCTCCCGTTCGCCGTCCCGGCGGAGGCCCACGTCGCCGGCCGCTGGACGCAGGCCGGCATAGGCGTGGTGGCCCGTGGCGGGCCCAGCTGGGCGACAGGACGCGCTTCCGCACCGGTACAGGCGACCCCCGTACCGGCCGGGGAGGGCGTGCGATGA
- a CDS encoding alpha/beta hydrolase, producing MPRFVRWTAAAAAALLVAGCGSGTSDSDDGKGSGAATPPSATSSSRAGPGLPASLTSQKPDWGRCEGTSDSPTPGSDWQCATIKVPLDYAKPDGGTIGLALIRAKATGGSRIGSLPFNFGGPGQSGISVMPSYAGTVSELRRRYDLVSWDPRGVGASEGVRCRGDKEIQAAEAVDPSPDDAAEEKAYLQDAADFGKGCAKAAGNLVAHVSTTDSARDMDLMRQILGDTKTHYFGISYGTELGGVYAHLFPKNVGRLILDAVVDPSADMVGHAKNQARGFQRALDDYLKSTGQNPEEGSRKISALLKRIDAEPLPTSSGRKLTQGLALTGVLVPLYSKQSWPALTSALDAAEQGDGSDLLALADGYNDRDASGHYGTTTHAQRVISCLDDKQRPTAAQTRKLLPEFRKISTVFGEYMGWDTAGWCHDWPVAGQYDTPEVGAPGAAPVLVVGNTGDPATPYEGTRKMADELGKGVGVVLTWQGEGHGAYGSGSDCVDSTVNAYLLDGTVPRDGKVCS from the coding sequence ATGCCTCGTTTCGTACGCTGGACGGCCGCTGCCGCCGCCGCACTGCTGGTGGCCGGCTGCGGCAGCGGCACATCCGACAGCGATGACGGCAAGGGGTCCGGCGCCGCCACGCCACCGTCGGCCACGTCCTCATCGCGGGCCGGGCCCGGGCTACCGGCCTCGCTGACCTCGCAGAAGCCCGACTGGGGCCGCTGCGAAGGCACGTCGGACTCCCCCACACCGGGCAGCGACTGGCAGTGCGCGACGATCAAGGTGCCACTGGACTACGCGAAGCCGGACGGCGGGACCATCGGTCTGGCACTCATCCGCGCCAAGGCCACCGGAGGCAGCCGCATCGGGTCCCTCCCGTTCAACTTCGGCGGACCCGGCCAGTCGGGCATCTCCGTGATGCCCTCGTACGCCGGCACGGTCTCCGAACTCCGCAGGCGCTACGACCTGGTGAGCTGGGACCCTCGCGGGGTCGGGGCCAGCGAAGGTGTGCGCTGCCGCGGCGACAAGGAGATCCAGGCCGCCGAGGCGGTGGACCCGTCGCCGGACGACGCCGCCGAGGAGAAGGCGTACCTCCAGGACGCGGCCGACTTCGGCAAGGGCTGCGCGAAGGCCGCCGGAAACCTCGTCGCCCATGTCTCGACGACCGACTCCGCCCGCGACATGGACCTGATGCGGCAGATCCTCGGCGACACGAAGACGCACTACTTCGGTATTTCGTACGGAACCGAACTCGGCGGTGTGTACGCCCACCTGTTCCCGAAGAACGTGGGTCGGCTGATCCTCGACGCCGTGGTCGACCCGAGCGCCGACATGGTGGGACACGCGAAGAACCAGGCCCGGGGCTTCCAGCGCGCCCTCGACGACTACCTGAAGTCGACGGGCCAGAACCCGGAGGAGGGTTCGCGGAAGATCTCGGCCCTGCTGAAACGGATCGACGCCGAGCCGCTGCCCACGTCCTCCGGCCGGAAGCTGACCCAGGGCCTGGCGCTCACCGGAGTCCTCGTACCGCTCTACAGCAAGCAGAGCTGGCCGGCACTGACCAGCGCACTGGACGCGGCCGAGCAGGGCGACGGATCGGACCTGCTGGCGCTCGCCGACGGCTACAACGACCGTGACGCGTCAGGCCACTACGGCACGACGACGCACGCCCAACGAGTCATATCGTGCTTGGACGACAAGCAGCGGCCGACCGCGGCGCAGACCAGGAAGCTGCTGCCCGAATTCCGGAAGATCTCGACCGTGTTCGGGGAGTACATGGGCTGGGACACGGCCGGCTGGTGCCACGACTGGCCGGTGGCCGGTCAGTACGACACACCGGAGGTCGGCGCGCCCGGCGCGGCGCCCGTCCTGGTGGTCGGCAACACCGGGGACCCGGCGACTCCGTACGAGGGCACGCGCAAGATGGCCGACGAGCTGGGCAAGGGCGTCGGCGTGGTGCTGACGTGGCAGGGCGAGGGGCACGGGGCGTACGGCAGTGGGAGCGACTGTGTCGATTCCACGGTGAACGCGTATCTGCTGGACGGGACGGTGCCGCGGGACGGCAAGGTCTGTTCATGA